Within Anopheles nili chromosome 3, idAnoNiliSN_F5_01, whole genome shotgun sequence, the genomic segment TCCCGTTACCGAATGCTCTCTGGCGCATGATCGCCTGGTATTTCGCACCACGTTGGCGTTCGTTTTCGCATCAAAATTTTTGCGTGCCCGAAGGCATTTTTCGGTGCCTCGGTTCTCGCTCGACTTTGCGCGGCTCAGGTAAGCGTGTGTGGTTAGAGCGAAAGCGGTAGCGAATTGGCACGCGCATGAACGGTGCCGCCGACATTGGTACTGCTCGGTTCATGTTCGCCTGGTATTACAGATCGTGGCGGCGTTCATTTTCAGATCAAAATCAAATCGAGCTCGACGGCATTTTTGCGATGCGAGACCCGGTCGGTGATGACGTCACGCGTTCCGTTGCATACGGCGCTGGCGTGCTggggcttttttattttgcgttgTTTATGCAATATGTAACGATggtaaaattataaaaaatacgctgaattatgaaatattcacTTCTCTTAAGGTTTCTTTCACATAAAATTCTTTGGAAAATGTACTAAATCGTCAGAAATTTGGAAAATACCCACGCTGATGGAGGCGCGTAcgcaataaattcaaatctcACCCAATAGGTttttgctatatttttttttatttgctgacCATTGCAGTGCTGCACCAGAGGCACTCGAGTGCAACGCAGCTCAAGCTGGAGCTCTTCATCGAATggcaatttattttgcaacattttttaCGTCCCTTTGATGGTTTTCcgcctttttttattacacccaTTCCAATAACGCGCGAGCATCCGACGCAGAATGCATTCGGGTATGAAAATGCAGTTTTGCATGCATTCCGCAGTGGCATAAACGACACCATTGCgtaacataaatcaaacagacTCCGACTAGCGTGATCCTTTTCGCTTCCGCCTGAAAATATGGTCATCATTTTAGATAtatacacaaaaaacacatttcatttcgcttcgTAAAAACTTGTGGTATTTTATTGCCCAAACAAGAACAGTAAATGGTCGATTTAATATCACATTCACGCATTGAAGTGGCACGCAATCACTTAATTATGGCATATGTCAACGGCAGTCCTCCATCCCGGGGGCAATCGCATCGGTATGCGTCCACGTGTTCAAACTCCGAAGCCAAAAGGTCCTTCACCACAGGGTCGTCCCGGTGTTCCTGCGTTCGCCTACGAAAGTACGGACACCTTTCGATTCGAAACCATTCCGAACCGCGTCTTTAACGTGAAGACAGATCAGCTTTCATAAGCGGCTTCCTTCGAGGGACATTCAGTGATCCAAACGGCATTCGCGTCCTGCAGCCGTTATGCTGCTCACGTACCACGTATTTCACGTACCCCCGGGCACGAGACACGAGACCAACGGAATCGGTTGGTTTATCGCCCACTCGCGGCAATGTGTGTTTCAGGCCAACCCGCGGGACCCATCTTCAAGCGCTGGCTATCAGGACGTTGGCAGCCGTGTTCTCCTTCGCCGGTCGGATCCGATGAATGCGGGCGATAATTTCCATTCCAGCTGGTCGACTCCTTGAGCTATCCCTGGGTCCGTGGCGTAGCGTGGTGCGTTACCTTTGGTAGGGCGGTCGGGACACACCAGCTGGCGTACCCACCTTCATATGTTTGTGGTGTGCTTTATCGCTgccccggtttttttttcttctgtagGTATTGTATTTGCGCTTCCCCAACGCCTGCGTATAGTTGTGACGCGTGCCATTCCGCGTCGTGTCCGATCGCCCTTCCGTGATCATGGTCCTGGGACGTCGAACCACCCTTTTCACGGTTCGTTTCCGACGGCGAGTGAAACGAGCTGtatgaaatggaaaagaagaaacaaaaaagcgtgGTTCAGTGAAGGATTTACGAAGGGGCCGCGAAAcaagaaatgaacaaaaaggACAACTAAAGGGATCGGGAGGGGTACATTTAATACAACACACttgaaaacgcacacacatgtgGGCAgaagcaacacacaaaaaaaaacaatcgtgaGGAGAGTGTGGTATAATTGTGTCGGGACGATATCGATGAAGCTCCTGAGGCCACACAATTCAACACATATGGCCACATCCCATCCCGTCGTTAGCGGTTTATTGTTCTGCATTCGCTTCCTCCCGTATGCAAATTACAGCCGATCAATCACTTGCCGGGTCAATTCAGTCCCCACCGATGAGGCGTGGGTGGAGATACCCCAGCTCGAAGGGCAGGAGCCCTTTTGGAGCCCGCGAATGCtcattaataaaaacaaatattgccACCACCCGCTATCAAAGTCAACGCGGCGATTGCTTCTGCTGATTGCTTCATCCGCAGCGCTAAATGGGCGCGATAATCAATTACTGATGGCCTGCGCATCGGTTATCATCTCCTCGGGATTGTCCATCCAgtgattaaatttcaaatcgaTTATGCAAAGATTTACGGGCGCCCTCGAACGAACGGGCGGATGATATCACCGGTTCAATCCCCAGTCCGGCGGTGATGTCCTTCGAATGATCGAAATCTGAGGGTGGCTCGGTTTCAGCCTACGATTGCGCTGGAAAAGGATGACCCCCGGTGAGGATATTAGCAACCGGGTGCTAAAAGGCCAGGTTAGCGTTCATGGtgcgaaatagaaaaaaaaaccaccgccagGACAGGTTTACGGTGCAGCCTCACGTGGCATATCGCACGAACAAATAAAAGCAGCCTCGGGGAAAGAGCTGGGAATTATAATGAGAACGTGCCGGTTCACAATTATGCGGCATGTGGTGGACACTTCATCGCtcgtttttttaattaacttgCATTATCCCACGGTGGTGGGACAAAAAACTCGAATGTCACCACCAATTGAACGATGCCGCCAGGCGAATGAGTACGTATCTTGTTGATACATTTCTGGAATAtgctaatttatgcaaacCGTCATGAGCCAGCATCCCAGCAGCTCGGAGGGGCTGGCTGTGGGGTCTCTGTTTTAATGCCACCCCAAACAGCGAATCGGTGTGTTCGATTAAGCGCGTTGACTTTTATTAATTTACTGATTACCATCCATCCCCGGGGCGAGGTATAGGTGTCCTTTACATACGGCAACACAACAGGCGCATTCCCTTCCAAATGGGTTGGTATTTGGAAGCAATTCTTCAAACCACAAACGAACCGCTTCGGATAGACACTCCGAGACAATCCAACAGATACACCGCTCCGTTGAGCAGCACATTCGGCAGCTAGAAAAACATTGGTGGGTTTTCAGTTCCATCACCAGAGTGAATGATGCGAACGGAACAAGAAGGTTTTGAATGATTCAGTGGTTCAGTGGAATTTACATTAGCGGGCCACATCTGGCATTTCGGATAAGTGCGTTCGGGTTGCATGTGGATGCCTTTTACCATGCATCGATCCTTTCGGCTGGCCTTGGCCTTGGCAATGGAGCGGGCAATGTTaggttcgatcgattgaagttgttttcgttcgcgtcCATGCTCTGACAAACCACCGTAAAATAAACCTGTTGTGCTAACgttaccgttttttttacaatcgaTTGCGTATAACAATGTTACCCTCCTAATGGTTGATTGATATAgaattgtatatatatatttttttaaattacaaaaccACATGTACAGCTACCCCGAAACACGTTGGGTGTTGCATTCAAGTGCTACTCTTAAGCGATGTTAACGCTACACAAAAAGCGGCTTTTACAAGAAGCATGATTTAGCCACGACACAAGACGACGATAGAGGGCGCTACAATCGTTCACGAGGCGTAGTTAGTGATGGACATGCATTTAGCGAACGAGGACATTAAAGCGTTTGTTCGATATTCACGAAAAAGGATTGCAAAATATATCTTCAAATGTTAAATAACCAAAACAAATACATTATAACCGTTCCCGCCACCAGTAGTTTTTGAAAGAAATCGGTACCTTCAAATGATTCTCCACTGAAGGCCGCCCGGGTCTAGATGCGTATGTGGAACGTTGATATGAAATCAGGAGCGCGCGTTATCACGTGCTCGAACTCAAGATAGGACAACTTGCCGTCACCATCGACATCCGCTTCCTCGATCACCTTTTCCGCGATCTGCTGGTGTTCTTCCACCGTGAGCTCATTACGCGTGAGGGCGGTGATCACGTTCAGCAGGTCCGACTGGCCAATGAATCCGTCCCGATCGTAAtctggaaaataaagcatacCGGTGGCACGAGTTAAAGAAATGCAATTGATcagccacaacaacaaaaaacccacactTCCCATACGTACCGTAGATCTTGAACGCGTAGTACACCTTAATGTCTCGTGGGGCATGCTCGCTGAACACGGACAGCAAATCGAGAAAGTCCTCGAACGTCAGGTTACCGTCACCGTCTCGTGAAAACGCCTCACACATGCGACCCTtgaacgggttttccaccaactCCGGCAGCCGTTCGATGCGTTCCCGTGGCACCTGTATCGTGGATGCTTGGCCCTCCGTCATGATGACCGGCACCAGATCGGGGCTGGCCTCGTGGAACCGCTGATGCACACGGAGGATCTCCTTGCGCGTAAAGAACGTACAGTCCTGGTAATCCTCCAGCTGCTGGTCAGTGAACGTTACCACCTTATTGCCCATCGTGCAGCACAGTTCCGTGGCTTGATAATGACTAACGAGTGAACATAATCCTGGCGTAGGACAACTCCCAACGtaacccacatacacacactgaTGCCCAAAGTCGACCACTACTGAACGCCTCGGAATGAAAAACGGATCACCAAACCCGCGTTCCGAAGCGCCCAACCCAGTTATAATGACTTGTTGCTGGGTATCTTTCCAACTATTGTAGTCATCACACCCAAACCCATCCTACACGCCCACGCTACACAGACACACCGGCCACTGGTGCGAATAAAGCGCTAAAACAGCTGGGTGTGTCTAATTCCACCTACTGAAGACGACAGGGAAAAGGAATTTATCGTCACGCAAAGGATCGCACATCATGTTCAGCGCTTCGCTCACATTCCtgccatcctttttttctagaAAACCTTCCGCATAGTTGCTTTCCCTCCCCCACACTTGCGAAAGGGCAAACTAAACGCAGCAGGTGAccagggtggtggtggtgtttggtcTCGTCTTGATAATTGATTGACATGCTCTTTTCATGGCCGGTACATTCCGAGGTGCGTCGTATCGGTCGGATAATTGTTTCCGTGAACGGTTGTCACAGTTTATGGGCGTTGCTTCAACGTTGGGGAGTTTTTAGACagcatgcaaacaaaaccacgtGCTACCTCACTTTGAGCTTTTCGGCATTTGCAAAAAACCAACTTTACTATCAAGTTTATACCCCGCGTCATTTTTGGAGCTCGTGATGTCAAGGAAACGTGGAGCCAGTTCTCTATTTTTAAATACACAGTCCCTTGACGTTCATTCGCTTCCTTACTCCTTGCCGGGGCAGtatatttgaaacatttccgTACGAAGTGAAAAGTACTGAATACAGTTGAGAAATGTGTCGAGTTTCCATCGCGTAAAATACAGTAAAATCGTCCCTCAATAAAGTAGTCTTCGTTACGTTCACAAACCTACGGTAAGTATTTGGGCGTTTGCAATCAATAATTCAGCTAAACATGCACGCAAACGGTAACCGCCCGGGGAACTGCATTCACTATTACAgagtttttttgtgatgtttgCTACCTAAACAACCACTTACTGTGTTTCTCTTTATCATTTGGCTGCTCCCTTGCAGTAGCGGGTAAAAAT encodes:
- the LOC128726470 gene encoding calcium and integrin-binding family member 2 is translated as MGNKVVTFTDQQLEDYQDCTFFTRKEILRVHQRFHEASPDLVPVIMTEGQASTIQVPRERIERLPELVENPFKGRMCEAFSRDGDGNLTFEDFLDLLSVFSEHAPRDIKVYYAFKIYDYDRDGFIGQSDLLNVITALTRNELTVEEHQQIAEKVIEEADVDGDGKLSYLEFEHVITRAPDFISTFHIRI